A genomic stretch from Sceloporus undulatus isolate JIND9_A2432 ecotype Alabama chromosome 5, SceUnd_v1.1, whole genome shotgun sequence includes:
- the ASAH1 gene encoding LOW QUALITY PROTEIN: acid ceramidase (The sequence of the model RefSeq protein was modified relative to this genomic sequence to represent the inferred CDS: deleted 1 base in 1 codon) — translation MQGLGLALLLAAASWALLQAKDPLKAVIQNLKSILNSFIHNKKYMAALESKLAWLGSTLPPPFKEEIEGIASASENTLGDIVVFNIFYEIFTVCTSIVAEDKTGKLYHARNLDFGLFLGWDVKNSSWSVTKELKPLMVSLEFQRNNKTVFKSANLAGYVGMVSGLKPGAFSLTMNERFSLDGGYIGLFEWIMGQRDGWWMSFLTRSVLENGTSYEDAKDKLSNSKLLAPAYFILGGNKSGEGCIITRTRSAVLDIWPLNIEKGTWYLVETNYDRWKDPFVLDNRRDPAMKCLNQTMQENISLSTIYNVLSTKPVLNKLTVSTTLLEVSDGHVETYLRGCPDPCSPW, via the exons CTGAAAGCTGTAATTCAGAATCTGAAGAGCATACTAAATTCATTCAtccataataaaaaatatatggcTGCACTAGAATCTAAATTG GCTTGGCTAGGGTCtaccctt ccccctcctttcaaaGAAGAGATCGAAGGCATTGCTTCCGCTTCTGAAAATACTTTAG GTGATATTGTTGTATTCAATATCTTCTATGAAATCTTCACAGTGTGTACCTCAATCGTAGCAGAGGACAAAACAG GAAAGCTGTACCATGCCAGAAATCTTGACTTTGGGCTGTTTCTTGG GTGGGATGTAAAAAATAGTTCCTGGTCTGTAACAAAGGAATTAAAGCCACTAATGGTGTCGCTGGAATTTCAGAGGAACAATAAGACAGTATTTAAATCTGCAAATCTTGCAGGCTACGTGGGAATGGTATCTGGACTGAAACCT GGTGCCTTTTCTCTAACCATGAATGAGCGCTTCAGTCTTGATGGAGGTTACATTG GACTCTTTGAGTGGATAATGGGTCAGAGAGATGGTTGGTGGATGAGTTTCCTCACTAGAAGTGTGCTGGAAAATGGTACAAG TTATGAAGATGCAAAGGACAAACTGAGTAATTCAAAACTGCTGGCACCAGCTTATTTCATATTGGGAGGCAATAAATCAGGAGAAGGTTGTATTATTACACGTACTCGAAGTGCTGTCTTAGATATTTGGCc cTTGAACATAGAAAAAGGTACCTGGTATTTGGTGGAAACCAATTATGATCGCTGGAAGGATCCATTTGTTCTGGATAATCGGAGAGACCCTGCAATGAAATGCTTGAACCAAACAATGCAAGAG AACATCTCATTATCAACTATTTACAATGTTCTTTCGACAAAGCCTGTCCTCAACAAG CTGACTGTGTCAACAACACTACTGGAAGTTTCTGATGGACATGTGGAAACTTATCTGAGGGGTTGTCCTGATCCTTGTAGTCCTTGGTGA